The Streptomyces nigra genome includes the window GGGTGGTGACCACTCCGGGCCTCACGTTCGGCCTGGAACACTTCCTGGACCTGAGCTGACACGAGACACCTGATGCGCGCGAAGATCTCCTACGTAGTGACGGCCGCCGTCCTGGTCGTCTACTTCGTCCTGGTCGGCAGCCGGGGCGTCATGCTCATCCAGTCCGGCACCGTCATCACGGTCACCTTCGGTGTCGCCGTGCTGATCCTGCCGGTCATCGGCGTGTGGTTCCTGTGGAAGAACACCCAGTTCGTCCGCCGGGCCAACGCCCTGGCCGCCGAACTCGACGCCGAGGGCGGCCTGCCGGTCGACGAACTGCGGCGTACCCCCGGCGGCCGTATCGACCGCGACTCCGCCGACGAGGTCTTCGCCCGGCGCAAGGCCGAGACCGAGGCCGCGCCCGAGGACTGGCGCAGCTGGTTCCGCCTCGCCGTCGCCTACCACGACGCCCGCGACACCCCGCGGGCCCGCAAGGCCATGCAGCGCGCGATCGCCCTGCACGACGGCAGGACCGTCGACGCCTGACCCGCAGACGTGAGGGGCCGGTCCAGCACCCTGGACCGGCCCCTCACGCATGTCATCGCTCAGCCGCGCGCGTTCTCCGCGGCCCAGGCCTCGACGGCGTCGGTGGCCCGGTCGAACGCGGCGGGACGGGCCAGGAAGTCCGCGTTGTGCGTGGTCATCAGCACCGGCAGCTCATCGCCCGCACGACCCCGGCGTACAAGCAGAAGCGCCTGCCCCTGCACGGTCCGGGGCAACCCGAACCAGCGCACCGGCTGCTGCACCGTCCGCACGGCCGCGACCTGCTGCCAGGGCACCGTACGCGTGACGAGGAACCGGGCGTGGCGCAGCCCGTGGGCGCTCACCCACACACCCAGGCGCAGCAGGCGCAGCGCCCCGGCGATGATGACCAGCGCGATCCCGAACACGGTCGCGGCCGCGCTCAGCGTGCCGGTGAGAGCGATGATCACCGCGGCGAACAGCACGTAGGAGGCGAGGAGCAGCCACAGCGCGGCCGCGCCCACCCGCCACGGCCCGGGACGGTAGGGGCGCCGCCAGCGCTCGTGGTCGTCGAAGGGCAGCGCGACGTCGTCGGCTGCCTCGAACGCGCGGTCGGCCGTCAGGAAGGGCAGGGGCACGGCTGGTCCTCACTCAATCCATGCATGGGCTGTGACCGGTGAGGCTACCGAGACGTGAGACCACTCACCACCCTCGGGGGTCCGAAGGGGTTCAGCGCCCGTCGGACGCCTGCGACTGCGAGGTGCCGGCGTCGGTGTCGGTCGAC containing:
- a CDS encoding tetratricopeptide repeat protein, which encodes MRAKISYVVTAAVLVVYFVLVGSRGVMLIQSGTVITVTFGVAVLILPVIGVWFLWKNTQFVRRANALAAELDAEGGLPVDELRRTPGGRIDRDSADEVFARRKAETEAAPEDWRSWFRLAVAYHDARDTPRARKAMQRAIALHDGRTVDA